The following are encoded in a window of Candidatus Methylomirabilota bacterium genomic DNA:
- a CDS encoding 30S ribosomal protein S10 — protein sequence MENQRIRIRLKAYDHRILDQSAKEIVNTAQRTGARVSGPIPLPTKISRFTVLRSPHIDKKSREQFEIRTHLRLMDILDAQPQTVDALMRLDLPAGVDVEIKL from the coding sequence ATGGAAAATCAGCGAATACGAATCAGGTTGAAGGCCTACGATCATCGCATTCTGGATCAGTCGGCCAAGGAGATTGTGAATACTGCCCAACGAACGGGCGCCCGGGTATCCGGGCCGATTCCTCTGCCGACGAAGATCAGTCGTTTTACCGTGCTGCGTTCGCCGCACATCGACAAGAAGTCGCGGGAACAGTTTGAGATCCGGACCCATCTTCGACTGATGGACATACTGGATGCGCAGCCTCAGACCGTCGACGCCTTGATGCGACTGGACCTGCCGGCCGGGGTCGACGTGGAGATTAAGCTCTAA
- a CDS encoding 50S ribosomal protein L3 yields the protein MSIGLLGKKVGMTHLFDDAGNAVPVTVIEAGPCPIVQRRTTGADGYEAIQIGYRAERKTRAVTKPMKGHFEKAKVAPQKHLREFRLEARDSSTYTVGQVLTVELFEPGEEVQVTGVTKGKGFQGGVKRWGYLGGPETHGSMFHRAPGSIGASSFPSRVFKGHHMPGRMGTDTASVRGLRVVKVLPEQNLVLVKGAIPGPAGGLVTIYKRG from the coding sequence ATGAGTATCGGATTACTTGGTAAAAAGGTGGGCATGACTCACCTGTTTGACGATGCCGGAAACGCGGTTCCCGTGACGGTCATCGAGGCGGGACCATGCCCAATCGTTCAGAGGCGGACGACGGGGGCCGACGGCTACGAGGCGATTCAGATCGGCTACCGCGCTGAGCGGAAGACCAGGGCGGTGACGAAGCCGATGAAGGGGCACTTTGAAAAGGCCAAGGTAGCTCCTCAGAAGCACTTGCGGGAGTTCCGACTTGAGGCTCGCGATAGTTCGACATATACCGTCGGCCAGGTGCTGACGGTCGAGCTCTTCGAGCCTGGAGAAGAGGTCCAGGTTACCGGTGTAACGAAGGGCAAGGGTTTTCAGGGTGGGGTCAAACGGTGGGGTTATCTCGGCGGTCCGGAGACACACGGCTCAATGTTCCACCGAGCCCCCGGGTCGATCGGCGCATCATCGTTCCCGTCAAGGGTTTTCAAGGGACACCATATGCCCGGACGAATGGGTACGGATACGGCCAGCGTCAGGGGACTCAGGGTTGTCAAGGTCCTGCCTGAACAAAACCTGGTACTGGTGAAGGGTGCGATACCCGGACCGGCTGGCGGTCTGGTAACGATCTACAAGCGAGGCTAA
- a CDS encoding 50S ribosomal protein L4 → MSVIVQAVDANGVKTEMALGEAVFGAPIAAHLVHNVVKMQLANRRQGTASTRTRSDVRGGGKKPWKQKGTGRARSGTRRSPVWRGGGTVFGPHPRSYGYVVPRQVRAAALRAALSEKVRAGQFVVVDSLLLEEPSTKAFKALLERLGVQGRALIVTEQVQREEATAKSCRNLPGLTLLSLDGLNVYDILRHDTLVMTRGALSAVEEAWRP, encoded by the coding sequence ATGTCGGTGATAGTCCAGGCAGTAGACGCGAACGGCGTCAAGACAGAGATGGCTTTGGGTGAGGCCGTGTTCGGTGCGCCCATCGCCGCACATCTCGTGCATAACGTCGTCAAGATGCAACTCGCAAACCGTCGTCAGGGAACGGCTTCCACTCGTACACGGTCGGACGTTCGCGGTGGCGGCAAGAAACCGTGGAAGCAAAAGGGGACCGGACGGGCACGATCGGGAACCCGACGCTCGCCGGTGTGGCGGGGTGGCGGAACGGTATTCGGTCCGCATCCGCGGAGTTACGGGTACGTCGTACCGCGTCAGGTACGGGCGGCCGCCCTTCGGGCTGCGCTCTCTGAGAAGGTTCGCGCCGGGCAGTTTGTGGTCGTTGATAGCCTGTTACTGGAAGAACCAAGCACCAAGGCCTTTAAGGCGCTCCTGGAGCGATTAGGAGTCCAGGGTCGCGCACTGATCGTGACCGAACAGGTTCAGCGAGAAGAGGCGACCGCCAAGTCCTGCCGGAATCTTCCTGGTCTGACCCTGTTATCGCTGGATGGGCTGAACGTATACGACATCCTGAGACATGATACCCTCGTGATGACCAGAGGCGCGCTCAGTGCAGTCGAAGAGGCGTGGAGGCCATGA
- a CDS encoding 50S ribosomal protein L23 — protein MKEVYQIIRRPLITEKGTDLRDRTNQYLFEVARDANKIEIKRAIESLFRVTVLHVRTLSVKGKRKRLGRFVGRTSDWKKAVASLKEGQTIEFFEGA, from the coding sequence ATGAAAGAGGTCTACCAGATCATTCGCCGTCCGCTCATTACCGAGAAGGGGACGGATTTACGGGACCGGACGAACCAGTACCTGTTCGAAGTAGCCCGAGACGCCAATAAGATCGAGATTAAACGTGCGATCGAATCGCTGTTTCGGGTTACGGTGCTGCATGTACGAACGCTGTCCGTCAAAGGGAAGCGAAAGCGACTAGGCCGTTTTGTCGGCCGCACCTCCGACTGGAAAAAGGCGGTGGCGTCCCTGAAAGAAGGGCAAACCATCGAGTTCTTTGAGGGGGCATAA
- a CDS encoding 50S ribosomal protein L2: protein MPIRAYNPTSAGRRFQTVLEYADVTKALPEKALLRPLRKSGGRNSAGRLTVRHRGGGHKRQYRLIDFKRNKLGIPATVASIEYDPNRSARIALLHYADGEKRYIVGPVGLQVGERVMSGPDAEIKVGNALPLRVIPVGLTLHNLELKPGKGAQLARSAGSGVQFLAKEGDYGLVKLPSGELRRIRLDCMAVIGQVGNLDYENVSLGKAGRSRWLGIRPAVRGVAMNPHDHPLGGGEGKSSGGRHPCSPWGKLERKTRKKGKPSDRFIVKRRK, encoded by the coding sequence ATGCCGATTCGTGCGTATAATCCGACATCAGCAGGCCGGCGCTTCCAGACGGTTCTGGAGTATGCCGACGTTACGAAAGCCCTTCCGGAGAAGGCGCTGCTCCGACCGCTGAGAAAAAGCGGAGGTCGGAACAGCGCCGGCCGCCTCACAGTGCGGCATCGCGGAGGCGGCCACAAACGACAATATCGACTGATCGACTTTAAGCGCAATAAACTCGGGATTCCGGCTACGGTGGCGTCGATTGAGTACGATCCGAACCGATCGGCGCGTATCGCCCTTCTTCACTATGCCGATGGAGAGAAGCGATATATCGTCGGGCCGGTCGGACTTCAGGTCGGCGAGCGCGTGATGTCCGGTCCGGACGCCGAGATCAAGGTCGGTAACGCCCTACCCTTGCGCGTCATTCCGGTCGGGCTGACGCTTCATAATCTCGAACTGAAGCCCGGCAAGGGGGCTCAACTGGCGCGTAGCGCCGGATCGGGCGTCCAGTTTCTGGCCAAGGAGGGCGACTACGGCCTGGTGAAGCTGCCGTCCGGTGAGTTGAGACGAATTCGGTTGGATTGCATGGCCGTCATCGGCCAGGTCGGGAACCTGGACTACGAAAATGTATCGTTGGGAAAGGCCGGGCGGTCGCGTTGGCTTGGAATCAGGCCGGCCGTTCGCGGTGTCGCGATGAACCCTCATGATCACCCGCTGGGCGGCGGCGAGGGCAAGTCGTCCGGAGGTCGCCATCCCTGTAGTCCCTGGGGAAAATTAGAGCGAAAAACCAGAAAGAAGGGGAAACCCTCGGATCGCTTCATTGTAAAACGCCGAAAGTAG
- a CDS encoding 30S ribosomal protein S19, whose amino-acid sequence MPRSLKKGAYVDPKLLRKIEAMNEGREKKIIKSWSRRSVILPEFVGHTLAIHNGKKFIPIYISENMVGHKLGEFSPTRTFRGHGAHTARSSALK is encoded by the coding sequence GTGCCGCGTTCATTAAAGAAGGGTGCGTACGTCGACCCGAAGCTGCTCCGGAAGATCGAGGCGATGAATGAGGGCAGGGAGAAGAAGATCATCAAGTCCTGGTCCCGGCGCTCCGTTATTCTGCCTGAGTTTGTCGGCCATACGCTGGCGATTCATAACGGCAAGAAGTTTATCCCGATCTATATCAGTGAGAATATGGTTGGACATAAGCTGGGCGAGTTTTCTCCAACCCGAACCTTCCGTGGGCATGGGGCGCACACCGCGCGCTCCAGTGCACTCAAATAA
- a CDS encoding 50S ribosomal protein L22, translating into MECRAVGRFIGIPPRKARLVVDLIRGRGISQALDTMRYTKKYAARAIEKILKSALANAQHNHGAKNIDRLYVKEAFVDQGPTIKRFRPRAMGRANPIKKRSSHITIVLKEKEAAL; encoded by the coding sequence ATGGAATGTCGCGCAGTCGGCCGCTTCATAGGAATCCCGCCCCGCAAGGCGAGGCTTGTCGTAGACCTGATTCGCGGTCGCGGTATCAGTCAGGCTCTCGATACGATGCGGTACACGAAAAAGTATGCCGCCAGGGCGATCGAGAAGATTCTCAAATCGGCCCTGGCCAATGCCCAGCATAATCACGGAGCGAAGAATATTGATCGCCTGTACGTAAAGGAGGCCTTTGTCGATCAGGGCCCGACCATCAAGCGATTCCGGCCTCGTGCTATGGGACGGGCGAACCCGATCAAGAAGCGGAGCAGTCACATTACGATCGTGCTGAAGGAGAAAGAGGCTGCCCTGTGA
- a CDS encoding 30S ribosomal protein S3 has protein sequence MGQKVHPVGFRLGLIKPWRSRWFAMKGYADALHEDLKFRRFIKERVYHAGVSGIDIERKADQIRVVIHTARPGIIIGKKGSEVDKLKAALAGMTKKPIQLDIVEVRRAELDAQLIAEQIASQLMRRVAFRRAMKKTVQSSMRLGAQGVQIACAGRLAGAEIARREWYREGRMPLNTLRADIDYGFTQAKTTYGLIGVKCWVYHGEAVPETLAAKQEREMPQAPSRRPRGPNPAQG, from the coding sequence ATGGGACAGAAGGTACACCCTGTAGGATTTCGGCTTGGCCTCATTAAACCCTGGAGGTCCAGGTGGTTTGCCATGAAGGGCTATGCGGACGCCTTGCATGAAGATCTGAAATTCCGTCGCTTCATCAAGGAGCGGGTTTATCATGCCGGGGTGTCGGGAATCGACATCGAGCGCAAGGCCGATCAGATTCGAGTGGTCATCCACACCGCGCGCCCCGGGATCATCATCGGGAAAAAGGGATCCGAGGTTGATAAGCTGAAGGCCGCACTGGCGGGCATGACCAAGAAGCCGATCCAATTGGATATCGTCGAGGTACGAAGGGCGGAACTCGACGCGCAATTGATCGCCGAGCAGATTGCGTCGCAACTGATGCGACGAGTGGCCTTCAGGCGGGCGATGAAGAAAACCGTCCAATCGTCGATGCGGCTCGGGGCCCAGGGTGTGCAGATCGCCTGCGCCGGCCGGCTTGCCGGGGCGGAGATTGCCCGCCGGGAATGGTATCGTGAGGGGCGGATGCCGCTCAATACGTTGCGAGCCGACATCGACTACGGTTTTACGCAGGCCAAAACGACGTACGGACTGATCGGGGTCAAGTGCTGGGTCTACCATGGCGAGGCGGTGCCGGAGACGCTGGCGGCCAAACAGGAACGGGAGATGCCGCAAGCGCCTTCGCGGCGGCCCCGCGGGCCGAACCCCGCGCAGGGCTAG
- a CDS encoding 50S ribosomal protein L16 → MLLPKRVKFRKQHRGRRSGIAIAGSTLAFGEYGLKALEAAWITNRQIEAARRAITRHIKRGGKVWIRIFPDKPITKKPAETRMGKGKGAPEGWVAVVKPGRVLCEMEGVTESTAKEAMRLAAHKLPIATRFVSRTMAVS, encoded by the coding sequence ATGTTACTACCAAAGCGCGTCAAATTTCGAAAGCAACACCGCGGCAGGCGATCAGGAATCGCCATCGCCGGGTCGACGTTGGCGTTCGGTGAATACGGCCTGAAGGCGCTTGAGGCGGCGTGGATCACCAATCGCCAGATTGAGGCCGCCCGTCGGGCCATTACGCGCCATATCAAGAGGGGCGGCAAGGTGTGGATCCGGATCTTTCCCGATAAACCCATTACAAAGAAGCCCGCCGAGACGCGGATGGGTAAGGGAAAGGGAGCACCGGAAGGCTGGGTCGCAGTGGTCAAGCCCGGTCGCGTCCTCTGTGAGATGGAAGGGGTGACGGAGAGCACCGCCAAGGAGGCTATGCGTCTGGCCGCACATAAACTGCCCATTGCCACGCGGTTCGTATCGCGGACGATGGCGGTGAGTTGA
- the rpmC gene encoding 50S ribosomal protein L29: MDAKEFRGLSAVELEHKLREIRDELLKLKLRAAVTPLENPARIRQLRREIAVGETVRGESMRKQAAAAVERTP; the protein is encoded by the coding sequence ATGGATGCGAAGGAGTTCCGTGGACTGAGCGCGGTGGAGTTGGAACACAAGCTCCGCGAGATCAGGGATGAACTGTTGAAGTTAAAGCTGCGCGCGGCGGTCACGCCGCTCGAAAACCCGGCCCGTATCCGTCAACTGCGTCGGGAGATCGCCGTCGGGGAGACGGTGCGGGGAGAGTCCATGCGCAAACAGGCAGCAGCAGCGGTGGAGCGAACGCCATGA
- a CDS encoding 30S ribosomal protein S17: MTEQKKRGRRKALVGVVVSNKMHKTVVIMVERLVRHGAYGKMVRCRTRFKAHDEDNRCGVGDRVAIMETRPLSKEKHWRVTEILEKAAL; encoded by the coding sequence ATGACCGAACAAAAAAAGCGGGGTCGTCGGAAAGCCCTGGTTGGGGTCGTGGTCAGCAATAAGATGCACAAGACGGTCGTCATTATGGTCGAGCGCCTTGTGCGTCACGGGGCCTACGGCAAGATGGTCCGTTGCCGGACCAGGTTCAAGGCCCACGACGAGGACAATCGGTGCGGGGTAGGCGACAGGGTTGCCATCATGGAGACGCGCCCTCTGAGCAAAGAGAAGCATTGGCGCGTCACAGAAATCCTGGAAAAGGCAGCTCTCTGA
- a CDS encoding 50S ribosomal protein L14, which produces MIGLRTIMEVADNSGAKRISLIKVLGGSGKRYARLGDVIVANVKEAIPEGSVKKGDVVKAVVVRTSKELRRPDGSYIKFDRNAAVLLNEQNNPVGTRIFGPVARELREARFMKIISLAPEVV; this is translated from the coding sequence GTGATCGGCTTACGGACAATTATGGAGGTGGCCGATAATTCCGGCGCCAAGCGGATCTCTCTGATCAAGGTGCTGGGAGGATCCGGAAAGCGGTATGCCCGTCTGGGCGATGTGATCGTCGCGAATGTCAAGGAGGCGATCCCGGAAGGGTCGGTGAAGAAAGGCGATGTCGTGAAGGCGGTGGTGGTCAGGACGTCGAAAGAGCTGCGACGTCCGGACGGCTCATACATCAAATTTGATCGGAACGCTGCGGTGCTCCTCAACGAACAGAATAACCCGGTCGGGACGCGAATTTTCGGGCCGGTGGCCAGGGAGCTGCGTGAAGCGCGGTTTATGAAGATTATCTCCCTGGCGCCAGAGGTGGTCTGA
- a CDS encoding 50S ribosomal protein L24, whose translation MMAVGQGLPIKKNDLVAVIAGKDKGKQGKVVRVIPKTMRAVVEKVNMVKRHTKPGHGSKQGGILERENPIHASNLMLVCNKCDRAVRVGFSRLADGRKVRVCKKCGEGIE comes from the coding sequence ATGATGGCGGTGGGACAGGGGCTTCCGATCAAGAAAAACGATCTGGTCGCCGTGATTGCCGGAAAAGACAAGGGCAAGCAGGGCAAGGTCGTGAGGGTGATTCCCAAGACCATGCGGGCTGTCGTGGAGAAAGTCAATATGGTGAAGCGCCACACCAAGCCGGGACATGGCTCCAAGCAGGGAGGGATCCTCGAGCGAGAGAATCCTATTCACGCGTCGAATCTGATGCTGGTGTGCAACAAGTGTGATCGTGCCGTGCGCGTCGGTTTCAGCCGACTCGCTGATGGTCGAAAGGTGCGGGTGTGCAAGAAGTGCGGCGAAGGCATCGAGTAG
- a CDS encoding 50S ribosomal protein L5: MPRLRERYHAVIAPALMKQFRLQNIWQVPRPSKVVINMGLGEAVANVKVIDAAVEELSAVTGQKPVVTRAKKSEAGFKLRTGVPIGCKVTLRGDRMYEFLDRFVNVALPRIRDFRGVPAKSFDGRGNYNLGVKEQLIFPEIQYDKVEAVRGMDIAIETSAKTDEQARALLEHLGFPFQKS, from the coding sequence ATGCCGCGACTCCGCGAACGCTATCATGCGGTGATTGCACCCGCCCTGATGAAGCAATTCCGGCTGCAGAACATCTGGCAGGTGCCCCGCCCGTCGAAGGTCGTCATCAATATGGGACTCGGGGAGGCCGTGGCCAATGTCAAGGTGATCGACGCCGCCGTTGAGGAGCTCTCGGCTGTTACCGGGCAAAAGCCGGTTGTCACACGCGCCAAAAAATCAGAGGCCGGGTTCAAACTGCGGACCGGGGTTCCTATCGGCTGTAAGGTGACGCTGCGCGGGGATCGGATGTATGAGTTTCTCGATCGATTCGTCAATGTCGCGCTTCCGCGAATTCGGGACTTCCGCGGTGTTCCCGCCAAGTCGTTCGACGGTCGCGGTAATTATAATCTTGGGGTCAAAGAGCAGCTCATCTTTCCCGAGATCCAGTACGACAAGGTCGAGGCCGTCCGGGGTATGGATATCGCCATCGAGACGTCGGCCAAGACCGACGAACAGGCGCGTGCGCTCTTGGAGCATTTGGGATTTCCCTTTCAGAAGAGTTAA
- a CDS encoding type Z 30S ribosomal protein S14: protein MAKTSLIVKSQREPKFKVRRYHRCRICGRPRGYLRKFEMCRICFRDLALRGEVPGVIKASW, encoded by the coding sequence ATGGCGAAGACGTCGCTGATCGTAAAAAGTCAGCGTGAACCGAAATTCAAGGTGCGCCGGTATCACCGTTGTCGTATCTGTGGGCGACCGCGCGGCTACCTCAGGAAGTTCGAGATGTGCCGAATCTGTTTTCGAGATCTGGCGCTCAGAGGTGAGGTCCCCGGCGTCATTAAGGCCAGTTGGTAG
- a CDS encoding 30S ribosomal protein S8 — protein MMTDPIADMLTRLRNANAAAHDKVHIPISRVKVEIAKVLRAEGYIKNVKVLDIDGHRVLRIDLRYGAGDQRILSGLQRVSRPGLRVYATSRRLPRVMNGLGVAILSTSQGIMTGRSARERGVGGEVLCYAW, from the coding sequence ATGATGACCGATCCCATCGCTGACATGCTGACCAGGCTGAGGAACGCCAATGCAGCCGCCCATGACAAGGTTCATATCCCCATCTCCAGGGTCAAGGTTGAGATTGCCAAGGTCCTGCGGGCAGAGGGGTACATTAAGAACGTTAAGGTCCTCGACATCGACGGTCATCGAGTACTTCGGATTGACCTTCGATATGGTGCCGGCGACCAGCGGATCCTCAGCGGGCTTCAGCGGGTGAGCCGACCGGGGCTACGAGTGTATGCGACCTCGAGGCGGCTGCCGCGGGTCATGAACGGTCTGGGCGTGGCCATCCTGTCGACCTCGCAGGGAATCATGACAGGACGTTCAGCCAGAGAACGTGGTGTGGGCGGCGAGGTCCTCTGTTACGCGTGGTAA
- a CDS encoding 50S ribosomal protein L6 has product MSRIGKKPIPLSDQVKVEIAGGHIAVQGPKGKLSMRLHPSMGVRVEDNQLHCVRPSDNKLHRSLHGLTRTLIANMIEGVTKGFEKKLEMVGVGYRASVQGRNLSLTLGYSHPLIYPLPEGINVSVEGQNLVTISGSDKQQVGAVAAKLRSLRPPEPYKGKGVKYAGERIRRKAGKAGA; this is encoded by the coding sequence ATGTCACGAATCGGAAAGAAGCCGATCCCGTTATCGGATCAGGTGAAGGTAGAGATTGCAGGGGGTCATATTGCGGTCCAGGGACCGAAGGGGAAGTTGTCGATGCGTCTCCACCCCTCGATGGGAGTGAGGGTGGAGGATAACCAGCTTCACTGTGTGCGACCCTCGGACAATAAACTGCATCGGTCGCTTCACGGTCTGACCCGGACGCTGATCGCCAATATGATCGAGGGCGTGACGAAGGGATTCGAAAAGAAACTGGAGATGGTTGGGGTCGGCTATCGGGCCTCGGTCCAGGGACGAAACCTTTCTCTGACGCTGGGGTATTCGCATCCGCTCATCTATCCTCTGCCTGAGGGGATCAATGTATCGGTGGAGGGCCAGAATCTCGTGACGATCTCCGGATCGGATAAACAACAGGTCGGTGCGGTTGCCGCCAAGCTTCGGAGTCTCAGGCCGCCTGAACCGTATAAGGGCAAGGGGGTCAAGTACGCGGGCGAGCGCATTCGTCGTAAGGCCGGAAAGGCCGGCGCATAG
- a CDS encoding 50S ribosomal protein L18, with protein MISHEAKQQRRLRRHRRIRKRVVGSAACPRLCVFRSARHIYAQIVDDEQGKTLAAASTLSKEIREKGRVGNKTAVARLVGELLGSKALAAHISRVVFDRGGFKFHGRVKALADGLGDKGVKI; from the coding sequence TTGATCAGTCACGAAGCCAAACAGCAACGTCGGTTGCGTCGTCATCGCCGAATCAGGAAGCGCGTTGTCGGCAGCGCCGCCTGTCCGCGACTCTGCGTGTTCAGGAGCGCTCGTCATATTTATGCCCAGATCGTTGACGACGAGCAGGGCAAGACGCTCGCCGCCGCCTCCACCCTCTCGAAGGAGATTCGAGAAAAGGGTCGCGTGGGGAATAAGACGGCTGTCGCCCGGTTGGTCGGCGAGCTCCTGGGGAGCAAGGCGCTTGCGGCGCACATCTCACGGGTCGTATTCGATCGTGGCGGATTTAAATTTCACGGCCGCGTGAAGGCATTGGCCGACGGCCTTGGGGACAAGGGCGTGAAGATCTGA
- a CDS encoding 30S ribosomal protein S5, whose translation MKPIKADSLNLAERIVHINRVAKVVKGGRRFTFSALVVVGDQSGHVGIGLGKAHEVPEAIRKGIEAAKKDLVGIALMQTSIPHEVVGRFGSSRVMLRPASQGTGVVAGRAARAVLEAAGVRDVLSKSLGSDNPHNVVKATLRGLQSLRAPEDVVRTRGIRQEGLAAQGA comes from the coding sequence TTGAAGCCGATTAAAGCTGACTCGCTGAACCTGGCCGAGCGTATCGTCCACATTAACCGGGTCGCGAAGGTGGTTAAAGGGGGACGACGGTTCACCTTCAGCGCCCTTGTCGTGGTGGGCGATCAGAGCGGACACGTCGGCATCGGACTGGGCAAAGCGCACGAGGTGCCGGAGGCGATTCGAAAGGGGATCGAGGCAGCGAAGAAGGATTTGGTCGGTATCGCGCTGATGCAGACGAGCATTCCTCACGAGGTCGTGGGACGGTTCGGGTCGAGTCGGGTTATGCTGAGGCCGGCCTCGCAAGGCACCGGGGTTGTCGCGGGCAGAGCGGCTCGTGCCGTGTTGGAGGCCGCCGGCGTTCGTGATGTCCTGTCGAAATCACTGGGATCCGATAACCCTCACAACGTCGTGAAGGCGACATTGAGGGGGCTTCAGTCGCTTCGCGCGCCTGAAGACGTCGTGCGTACGCGAGGCATACGTCAGGAAGGGCTGGCTGCCCAAGGGGCATAG
- a CDS encoding 50S ribosomal protein L30: protein MDKGLRIILRKSKIGHPAHQGRVLSGLGLRRINQSVVRADTPIIRGMIRKVVHLVDVQQVESEERG from the coding sequence ATGGATAAAGGTTTGCGAATTATCCTGCGGAAAAGCAAGATCGGCCACCCGGCGCACCAGGGTCGGGTGCTGAGCGGGCTGGGGTTGCGTCGAATCAATCAGTCTGTGGTTCGCGCCGACACCCCGATCATTCGGGGGATGATCAGGAAGGTGGTCCACCTAGTGGATGTGCAGCAGGTTGAAAGCGAGGAGAGGGGATGA
- a CDS encoding 50S ribosomal protein L15 yields MRLHELKPPAGATRRRKRVGRGTGSGHGKTSGRGEKGQKARSGAHIHPWFEGGQLPLHRRVPKRGFTNRFKKVYATVNVKDLERFEAGTHVTPGLLQERRLIKDLGAGLKVLAEGTLSKPLSVAAHKFSKRSIEKIVASGGKVEVIA; encoded by the coding sequence ATGAGGCTGCACGAGTTAAAGCCGCCGGCGGGGGCGACCAGACGCCGAAAGCGTGTCGGCCGTGGAACCGGCTCCGGCCACGGCAAGACATCCGGTAGGGGTGAAAAGGGGCAGAAGGCGCGATCTGGCGCTCATATCCACCCATGGTTCGAAGGCGGGCAGCTCCCGCTGCATCGCCGTGTCCCAAAGCGGGGTTTTACCAATCGATTTAAGAAGGTCTACGCGACCGTGAACGTGAAAGATCTCGAGCGCTTTGAGGCCGGAACACACGTGACCCCCGGGCTGTTGCAAGAGAGACGGCTGATCAAGGATCTGGGGGCGGGGCTCAAGGTGCTGGCCGAAGGGACACTCAGCAAACCTCTTAGCGTTGCCGCCCATAAGTTCTCCAAGCGATCGATCGAGAAGATCGTCGCCAGCGGTGGAAAGGTCGAGGTCATCGCCTGA